Proteins encoded in a region of the Halothiobacillus diazotrophicus genome:
- the purF gene encoding amidophosphoribosyltransferase: MCGIIGIVANSPVNQLLFDGLTLLQHRGQDAAGILTCEDQRLFLRKENGLVKDVFHTRHMRQLFGNMGIGHVRYPTAGCDSSAEAQPFYVNAPFGIALGHNGNLTNVDELRASVKQTDHRHINTNSDSEVLLNVFAHELAATAGDEPAVEDVFAAISGVHRRVKGAYAVIGLIAGRGIFAFRDPSGIRPVCFGQRQTESGFTEYMIASESVAIEASDFELIRDLAPGEAIFITTDGQVSLKQCAEHAQYTPCIFEYVYLARPDSIIDDVSVYRARMRMGERLAAKIMREWPDHDIDVVIPIPDTSRTAALEIAVSMNLKYREGFVKNRYIARTFIMPGQAQRKRSVRQKLNAIDLEFRGKNVLLVDDSIVRGTTSSEIIRMAREAGANKVYLASAAPPVRYPNVYGIDMPAATEFVAHDRNVEEIRAAIGADYLIYQDLDDLIESVRVGNPSLKAFDCSCFTGEYVTGDVDQAYLDGVADKRNDKAKSDSGRSRDIVAVGLYNVQ, from the coding sequence ATGTGCGGCATTATCGGTATTGTGGCCAATAGCCCGGTCAATCAATTGTTGTTCGATGGATTGACTCTGTTGCAGCACCGCGGCCAGGACGCCGCCGGCATTCTGACGTGCGAAGATCAGCGACTGTTCCTGCGCAAGGAAAACGGACTCGTGAAGGACGTGTTTCATACCCGGCACATGCGCCAACTGTTTGGCAACATGGGTATCGGACACGTACGCTATCCCACGGCAGGCTGCGATTCCTCGGCGGAAGCGCAACCCTTTTACGTGAATGCGCCGTTCGGGATTGCCCTTGGCCATAACGGCAACCTCACCAACGTCGACGAACTGCGTGCCTCCGTCAAGCAGACCGATCACCGGCATATCAACACCAATTCCGATTCCGAAGTACTCCTGAACGTTTTTGCCCATGAGCTGGCTGCGACCGCGGGGGATGAGCCGGCCGTCGAGGACGTCTTTGCGGCGATCAGCGGGGTCCATCGCCGGGTCAAGGGCGCCTACGCGGTCATCGGCCTGATCGCGGGCCGCGGGATTTTTGCGTTTCGCGATCCTTCAGGCATCCGGCCGGTCTGCTTCGGGCAGCGCCAGACGGAGTCCGGCTTCACCGAATACATGATCGCCTCGGAATCCGTGGCGATCGAGGCTAGCGATTTCGAACTGATTCGCGATCTGGCGCCGGGCGAGGCGATTTTCATTACCACCGACGGTCAGGTCTCGCTCAAGCAGTGTGCGGAGCATGCCCAGTACACACCGTGCATTTTCGAGTACGTCTATCTGGCGCGCCCGGATTCGATCATCGATGACGTGTCCGTATATCGGGCTCGGATGCGCATGGGCGAGCGCCTGGCGGCCAAGATTATGCGCGAATGGCCGGATCACGATATCGACGTGGTCATTCCGATTCCGGATACCAGTCGTACTGCGGCGCTCGAAATTGCGGTCAGCATGAACCTCAAGTACCGGGAAGGCTTCGTCAAGAACCGTTATATCGCCCGCACCTTCATCATGCCGGGGCAGGCGCAGCGCAAACGCTCCGTGCGTCAGAAACTCAATGCCATCGATCTGGAATTTCGCGGCAAGAATGTCCTGTTGGTGGACGATTCGATCGTGCGGGGAACCACATCGAGCGAGATCATTCGCATGGCGCGTGAAGCGGGTGCAAACAAGGTTTATCTCGCCTCGGCGGCACCGCCGGTACGGTATCCGAACGTGTACGGCATCGATATGCCGGCCGCCACCGAGTTCGTCGCGCATGATCGCAATGTCGAGGAAATTCGTGCTGCCATCGGTGCGGATTATCTGATCTATCAGGATCTCGACGATCTGATCGAGTCCGTCCGTGTCGGAAATCCATCGCTCAAGGCCTTCGACTGTTCCTGCTTTACAGGCGAGTATGTCACGGGTGATGTCGACCAGGCGTATCTGGACGGCGTTGCAGACAAGCGCAATGACAAAGCGAAGTCGGACAGCGGTCGCTCACGGGATATCGTCGCGGTCGGTTTGTACAATGTTCAGTAA
- a CDS encoding L,D-transpeptidase: protein MHILSESQAADAPFIVVSVKAQRLYLFMNGKLSTSYPISSSAFGVGNAAGSNRTPLGLHKIAEKFGNNEPIGMIFKSRRPTGDLAKILTQPVKGEGDDVTTRIMWLQGLEPGVNEGPGIDSHARYIYIHGTPEEGLIGTPESHGCIRMKNQQVIALFNQVPVGTLVDIID from the coding sequence ATGCATATTCTGTCTGAATCGCAGGCTGCCGATGCACCGTTTATCGTGGTGTCCGTCAAGGCGCAGCGCCTTTATCTGTTCATGAACGGCAAGCTGTCCACCAGCTATCCCATATCCAGTTCTGCCTTCGGCGTCGGCAATGCGGCGGGCAGCAATCGAACGCCGCTCGGTTTGCACAAGATCGCCGAGAAATTCGGTAACAATGAGCCGATCGGCATGATTTTCAAGTCGCGCCGACCGACTGGCGATCTGGCCAAGATTCTGACGCAACCCGTGAAGGGGGAGGGCGATGACGTCACCACCCGCATCATGTGGCTGCAGGGCCTTGAGCCAGGTGTGAACGAGGGGCCGGGCATCGATTCTCATGCCCGGTACATCTATATCCACGGCACGCCGGAAGAGGGGTTGATCGGCACCCCGGAGTCGCATGGTTGCATTCGCATGAAGAATCAGCAGGTGATCGCCCTGTTCAATCAGGTGCCGGTCGGGACGCTGGTTGATATAATTGATTGA
- a CDS encoding CvpA family protein yields MSIVDYAIIGVVLVSTLISLVRGFVKEVVSLLTWIAAFVIAMGFSRQAAAFVPQAVDIPSARVALAFLVLFVLVLIVGGIINWIVSTLVNKTGLSGTDRSVGMVFGLARGVFIVSVLVLLAELTAMPKESWWQSSVFIPQFMIVADWIHALLPPNLAAYFHS; encoded by the coding sequence ATGAGTATTGTTGATTACGCCATCATCGGTGTCGTACTGGTTTCCACGCTGATTTCGCTCGTACGTGGATTCGTCAAGGAAGTGGTGTCCCTGCTGACCTGGATTGCTGCCTTCGTGATCGCCATGGGTTTCTCGCGGCAGGCAGCGGCGTTCGTGCCTCAGGCTGTCGACATCCCCTCGGCCCGGGTTGCGCTGGCCTTCCTGGTGTTGTTCGTTCTGGTTTTGATTGTCGGGGGGATCATCAACTGGATCGTATCTACCCTGGTCAATAAGACGGGCCTGAGCGGTACGGATCGGTCGGTCGGCATGGTATTCGGGCTTGCGCGCGGCGTATTCATCGTTTCCGTGCTGGTATTGCTTGCCGAACTGACCGCCATGCCAAAGGAGTCCTGGTGGCAGTCCTCGGTGTTCATTCCGCAGTTCATGATTGTCGCAGACTGGATTCATGCGCTGCTGCCGCCCAATTTGGCGGCCTATTTCCATTCTTGA
- the ilvD gene encoding dihydroxy-acid dehydratase, which translates to MPEYRSRTTTHGRNMAGARALWRATGMKDGDFGKPIIAVANSFTQFVPGHVHLKDLGQLVAREIEKAGGIAKEFNTIAVDDGIAMGHGGMLYSLPSRELIADSVEYMVNAHCADALVCISNCDKITPGMLNAALRLNIPVVFVSGGPMEAGKTRLANSDEIIKLDLVDAMVQAADDSVSDEAVAQIERSACPTCGSCSGMFTANSMNCLTEALGLSLPGNGSLLATHADREKLFLEAGRLIVSLAKRYYEEDDYSVLPRSIATFGAFENAMALDIAMGGSTNTVLHLLAAAHEAGVNFTMTDIDRMSRKVPNLCKVAPSTALYHMEDVHRAGGVMGILGELDRGGMLHRDLPTVHSATMGAALDRWDLMRPTVCDEAEQFYRAGPAGIPTQTAFSQETRWPDTDRDRASGCIRDVAHAYSKEGGLAVLFGNIARDGCIVKTAGVDPSIWHFTGRARVFESQDSAVEAILSDRIVAGDVVVIRYEGPKGGPGMQEMLYPTSYLKSKGLGKACALLTDGRFSGGTSGLSIGHASPEAASGGAIGLVEEGDTIVIDIPNRTIHLDVSDETLAARRTQMEARGVDAWHPLARDRVVSTALKAYAAMTTSADRGAVRDLTQLGIR; encoded by the coding sequence ATGCCTGAATACCGTTCGCGAACCACCACCCATGGTCGGAATATGGCGGGGGCTCGTGCCTTATGGCGCGCCACGGGCATGAAGGATGGCGATTTCGGCAAGCCGATCATTGCCGTCGCCAACTCGTTCACGCAGTTTGTTCCCGGGCACGTCCATCTCAAGGATCTGGGCCAGTTGGTCGCGCGCGAGATCGAAAAGGCCGGCGGCATCGCCAAGGAGTTCAACACGATCGCTGTGGACGACGGTATCGCCATGGGGCATGGCGGCATGCTGTACAGCCTGCCATCGCGCGAACTGATTGCCGACTCCGTCGAATACATGGTCAACGCGCATTGTGCCGATGCCCTGGTGTGCATCTCCAACTGCGACAAGATTACACCCGGCATGCTCAATGCCGCACTGCGCCTGAATATCCCCGTGGTGTTCGTTTCCGGTGGCCCCATGGAAGCCGGCAAGACGCGTCTTGCGAACTCCGACGAAATCATCAAGCTGGATCTGGTCGATGCCATGGTTCAGGCTGCCGACGACTCCGTCAGTGACGAGGCCGTGGCCCAAATCGAGCGTTCCGCCTGTCCGACGTGCGGCTCTTGTTCGGGCATGTTTACCGCGAACTCCATGAACTGTCTCACCGAGGCGTTGGGTTTGTCCCTGCCCGGCAACGGTTCGTTGCTGGCAACGCATGCCGATCGCGAGAAGCTGTTTCTGGAAGCAGGGCGCCTGATCGTTTCCCTGGCCAAGCGTTACTACGAAGAAGACGACTATTCCGTCCTGCCGCGTTCCATCGCGACGTTCGGGGCTTTCGAGAACGCCATGGCGCTGGACATCGCCATGGGCGGTTCGACGAATACCGTGTTGCATCTGTTGGCGGCGGCCCATGAAGCCGGCGTGAATTTCACCATGACCGACATCGACCGGATGAGTCGGAAGGTGCCTAACCTGTGCAAGGTGGCACCCAGCACCGCGTTGTACCACATGGAAGACGTCCACCGTGCCGGCGGGGTCATGGGGATTCTGGGCGAGCTCGATCGCGGCGGCATGCTGCATCGGGATCTGCCTACGGTGCATAGTGCGACGATGGGCGCTGCCCTTGATCGTTGGGACCTCATGCGCCCGACCGTCTGCGATGAAGCGGAACAGTTCTATCGCGCCGGCCCCGCAGGGATTCCGACGCAGACGGCTTTTTCCCAGGAGACGCGCTGGCCGGATACCGACCGGGATCGCGCCAGCGGATGCATCCGTGATGTGGCGCATGCCTACAGCAAGGAAGGTGGTTTGGCCGTTTTGTTCGGCAACATTGCCCGAGATGGCTGTATCGTGAAGACGGCCGGTGTTGACCCGTCCATCTGGCATTTCACGGGTAGGGCGCGCGTGTTCGAATCACAGGACAGCGCCGTCGAGGCGATCTTGTCTGATCGGATCGTCGCCGGCGATGTGGTCGTTATTCGCTATGAAGGCCCCAAGGGTGGGCCTGGCATGCAGGAAATGCTGTATCCGACGAGTTATCTGAAATCCAAGGGTCTGGGCAAGGCCTGCGCCTTGCTCACGGATGGTCGTTTCTCGGGCGGCACATCCGGTCTCTCCATCGGGCATGCGTCGCCCGAGGCCGCGTCCGGTGGCGCTATCGGTCTTGTCGAGGAAGGCGATACGATCGTGATCGATATTCCCAATCGAACCATTCATCTGGATGTCAGTGATGAAACCCTTGCGGCGCGTCGCACCCAGATGGAGGCGCGCGGCGTAGACGCTTGGCATCCGCTGGCGCGCGATCGTGTCGTGAGCACGGCGTTGAAGGCCTATGCGGCAATGACGACATCGGCGGACCGTGGTGCCGTCCGTGACCTGACGCAATTGGGTATTCGTTAA
- a CDS encoding SPOR domain-containing protein → MSEQEMQQNPVPNRLRQRLLGALVVVALAVLILPPWMDGGGLKTPAVLPVPATPAVDQPPKISVPAPTPEQQAALSHPPAPFLPADEPKSPQSPAPIASAAAPASDTSPVNPPSAASNAPQPQSPSPSSSSSSGSSVPALSPTSPAPEAEKPITAPVPTAPSANPVKSHNDSASTPADSGAPAKSASNGGQEWVVQLGSFSDELNARGLAKSVTDAGFKVDIYPLFAKKGTVWRVRVGPFATREQAVKSTIQLRERLGRDGLVMPK, encoded by the coding sequence TTGTCTGAGCAGGAAATGCAGCAGAATCCCGTCCCCAATCGTTTGCGTCAACGCCTCCTGGGCGCGTTGGTGGTGGTCGCGCTGGCAGTGCTTATTCTCCCGCCCTGGATGGACGGCGGTGGCCTGAAAACGCCGGCCGTTTTGCCGGTGCCCGCCACACCTGCCGTCGATCAACCGCCAAAGATTAGCGTTCCGGCACCCACGCCCGAGCAACAGGCTGCCCTGTCGCATCCGCCGGCACCGTTCCTGCCGGCCGATGAGCCGAAATCTCCGCAATCACCCGCCCCGATTGCCTCTGCCGCGGCGCCCGCTTCCGACACGAGCCCAGTCAATCCGCCATCTGCCGCCTCCAACGCGCCGCAGCCGCAGTCCCCGTCCCCGTCCTCGTCCTCGTCATCGGGTTCGAGCGTACCCGCTTTATCACCCACGTCTCCTGCCCCTGAGGCCGAAAAGCCGATTACCGCGCCCGTGCCAACGGCGCCATCGGCTAACCCGGTCAAGTCACATAACGATTCGGCAAGTACGCCTGCGGATTCTGGGGCACCCGCGAAGTCGGCATCCAATGGCGGCCAAGAATGGGTTGTTCAATTAGGTAGCTTCTCGGACGAGTTGAATGCGCGTGGGCTGGCTAAATCTGTTACGGATGCCGGTTTCAAGGTCGACATTTATCCTTTGTTCGCCAAGAAGGGAACGGTCTGGCGTGTGCGGGTTGGTCCGTTTGCGACGCGAGAACAGGCCGTTAAATCGACCATACAGTTGCGGGAGCGACTGGGTCGGGATGGTCTGGTGATGCCGAAATGA
- a CDS encoding DUF6231 family protein, protein MSEHQTITLLNATPEEIKTLASLAAALDFPTDVVTDSGAPMTEKFALGRITESRISGAQVNPIPVVDETLSSEQTEILNPAVRILGLQIDVSEALSTDVYQWVARIRNQGAIRVVVIPATTSNDNLLLGHMNPAWTAQLIALGFLRKHLGRGNPVNAADHPSWVLYFDIHQYKETPDWLNARHWANPQNWNKFRW, encoded by the coding sequence GTGTCCGAACATCAAACAATCACTTTATTGAACGCAACGCCCGAGGAGATAAAAACCCTCGCCAGTCTGGCCGCTGCGCTCGATTTCCCAACGGACGTCGTGACGGATTCGGGCGCCCCCATGACGGAGAAATTCGCACTGGGAAGAATTACCGAATCGCGAATTTCCGGGGCTCAGGTGAACCCAATCCCGGTTGTAGACGAAACCCTGTCCTCAGAACAAACGGAGATACTGAACCCTGCGGTACGTATCCTGGGGCTGCAAATTGACGTATCTGAGGCGCTTTCTACCGATGTCTATCAGTGGGTCGCGCGGATCCGCAATCAGGGCGCCATACGCGTTGTGGTCATTCCAGCAACGACCTCAAATGACAATCTCCTCCTTGGACACATGAATCCTGCCTGGACAGCACAACTGATCGCACTCGGGTTTCTCAGAAAGCATTTGGGGCGCGGAAATCCGGTCAACGCAGCTGACCATCCATCATGGGTTCTGTACTTCGATATTCACCAATACAAGGAAACCCCGGACTGGTTGAATGCGCGTCATTGGGCGAATCCGCAGAATTGGAATAAATTTCGCTGGTGA